The Sesamum indicum cultivar Zhongzhi No. 13 linkage group LG6, S_indicum_v1.0, whole genome shotgun sequence genome has a segment encoding these proteins:
- the LOC105164031 gene encoding uncharacterized protein At5g41620, with the protein MKSGEGPAEKRENLGEKLRRVGKRGGQTTPVASFWRPKELKLLAAAAAPHTGGGGREELQDNTSRIKDIPFRVAVVSARKLAATLWELHHYKLPLDTMHHGAGVPLPRLRRLHHQQLYKDRGGPEPLDPSPGSPDLPGSSSSLRRHVAASLMQHHRSAERSNHAIQPVSPASYGSSMEIAPYNPAVTPTSSVELKGRAGETSYSLRTSTELLKVLNRIWSLEEQHVSNMSLVKALKKELDHARSQIKVLVREQQADRHEMDELMKQITEEKLVRKNKEQDRISAAIQSMRDELEDERKLRKRSESLHRKLARELYEVKTNLANVSKELESERNSRHLLEDLCDEFALGIRDYEKEMHGLRQKSDKDWTERADRDQLILHVSESWLDERMQMKLQTGHGFGETKSTVDKLSSEIEAFLQAKRSSHTKINSNQVPRDPTLHRSSLESIPLNMAVSAPQDEDDDDDDSAGSDSNCFELEKTSESILKPRAHENQKNQSNESSKQKQVKKKVVSSERAAGLSPSSLQVKFEEQMAQAMSHNETTKQGEDAEIPATGQGNPAENSISHKPERCDAAKETTSDRKYESEGISGLNSNYMIENLIRNHYLLSESANKQADNDYGVASSSIWRSQPSPVRQWTEKLPSHDRDTSETSSKLPPDLKENTLKAKLFEARTRGQRSRSRLKAPVLPSRNE; encoded by the exons ATGAAAAGTGGGGAAGGGCCAGCGGAAAAGCGAGAAAATTTAGGGGAAAAGTTGAGGAGAGTGGGGAAAAGAGGGGGACAAACCACTCCAGTGGCCTCTTTTTGGAGACCTAAAGAATTAAAACTCTTGGCAGCGGCTGCGGCTCCTCATACTGGTGGTGGTGGCAGAGAAGAATTGCAAGATAATACTAGTCGTATTAAAGACATCCCTTTTCGTGTTGCTGTTGTTTCTGCAAGAAAACTTGCTGCCACCCTTTGGGAACTCCACCATTACAAGCTCCCACTTGATACAATGCACCACGGCGCCGGTGTCCCTCTTCCGCGCCTGCGCCGCCTCCACCACCAGCAGCTTTACAAGGATAGGGGTGGCCCTGAACCCCTTGATCCTTCACCTGGCTCACCCGACTTG CCAGGAAGTTCTAGCAGTTTGAGAAGGCATGTTGCCGCATCACTAATGCAACATCATCGGTCGGCTGAGAGGAGTAATCATGCTATACAACCTGTGTCGCCAGCAAGTTATGGCAGTTCAATGGAG ATTGCACCCTATAACCCAGCAGTTACTCCTACCAGCTCTGTTGAATTAAAAGGGAGAGCTGGCGAGACAAGTTACAGCTTAAGGACATCGACAGAACTGCTTAAAGTTTTAAATCGTATATGGAGCCTGGAAGAGCAGCATGTGTCTAACATGTCTCTCGTCAAAGCACTGAAGAAGGAGTTAGATCATGCCCGTTCCCAGATTAAAGTATTAGTGAGAGAGCAGCAAGCCGATCGACATGAAATGGACGAACTAATGAAGCAGATCACAGAAGAAAAACTAGTTAGGAAGAACAAGGAGCAGGATAGGATCAGCGCGGCTATTCAGTCTATGAGGGATGAACTTGAGGATGAAAGGAAGTTGAGGAAGCGCTCTGAGAGTCTGCACAGAAAGTTAGCCCGTGAGCTTTATGAAGTCAAAACAAATCTTGCTAATGTTTCTAAAGAGCTGGAGAGTGAAAGGAATTCGCGCCATCTCTTGGAAGACCTTTGTGACGAGTTTGCATTGGGAATAAGAGATTATGAGAAAGAGATGCATGGGCTGAGACAAAAGTCCGATAAGGATTGGACAGAGAGAGCTGATCGTGATCAGCTGATTCTTCATGTATCTGAATCATGGCTTGATGAGCGGATGCAGATGAAGTTGCAAACAGGGCATGGCTTTGGAGAAACAAAGTCCACTGTGGACAAATTGAGCTCCGAAATCGAAGCTTTTCTCCAGGCTAAAAGAAGTAGTCACACCAAGATTAACAGCAACCAAGTGCCAAGGGATCCCACTCTCCACAGAAGTTCTCTGGAATCAATCCCACTGAATATGGCCGTTAGTGCTCCTCAAGAcgaggatgatgatgatgacgacTCTGCAGGTAGTGATTCTAATTGCTTTGAGTTAGAAAAAACTAGCGAATCTATCCTGAAACCTCGGGCACATGAAAACCAGAAAAATCAGAGCAACGAAAGTTCAAAGCAGAAGCAGGTAAAGAAAAAAGTCGTGTCATCTGAGAGGGCAGCCGGTCTGAGTCCGTCCAGTTTGCAGGTGAAGTTCGAAGAGCAGATGGCTCAAGCCATGTCACATAATGAAACTACAAAACAGGGTGAAGATGCAGAGATCCCAGCAACCGGGCAAGGCAATCCAGCTGAAAACAGCATTTCACATAAGCCTGAAAGATGCGATGCAGCCAAAGAAACTACTTCTGACAGGAAGTATGAGTCGGAGGGAATCAGTGGACTGAACTCAAATTACATGATCGAAAACCTAATCAGAAACCACTATCTGTTGTCTGAAAGTGCGAACAAGCAAGCTGACAATGACTATGGGGTGGCTTCTTCTTCCATATGGAGGAGCCAACCAAGTCCAGTAAGACAATGGACAGAAAAACTACCATCCCATGATCGCGACACATCTGAGACGTCTTCAAAACTGCCTCCGGACTTAAAGGAGAACACTTTGAAGGCAAAGCTGTTTGAAGCAAGAACAAGAGGTCAACGGTCACGATCACGTCTGAAAGCTCCCGTCCTCCCTTCAAGAAACGAATAA
- the LOC105164033 gene encoding disease resistance response protein 206-like, translated as MATKTQAADLPFSRKPRRRSPCRELTFFFHDVLFNGHNYHNATSAIVGSPQWGNKTAVAKPYNFGDVVVFDDPITVDNNFHGAPVGRAQGMYLYDQWSTYGAWLGFSFLFNSTEYVGTLNFAGADPLMNKTRDISVIGGTGEFFMARGIATLSTDAYEGDVYFRLRVDIQLYECW; from the coding sequence ATGGCTACCAAAACCCAAGCGGCAGACCTTCCCTTTAGCCGCAAACCCCGCCGGCGGTCCCCCTGCCGAGAACTCACCTTCTTCTTCCACGACGTTCTTTTCAACGGCCACAATTACCACAACGCAACCTCCGCCATCGTCGGCTCCCCACAGTGGGGCAACAAGACCGCCGTGGCGAAGCCGTACAATTTCGGGGACGTGGTGGTGTTCGACGACCCGATAACGGTGGACAACAACTTCCACGGGGCGCCGGTGGGCCGGGCCCAGGGCATGTATTTGTACGACCAGTGGAGCACGTACGGCGCGTGGCTGGGGTTCTCGTTTCTGTTCAACTCGACGGAGTACGTGGGGACGTTGAACTTTGCGGGGGCGGACCCGTTGATGAACAAGACCAGGGACATTTCGGTAATTGGAGGGACTGGAGAGTTCTTCATGGCTCGAGGGATAGCCACTTTGTCGACTGATGCATACGAAGGAGATGTCTACTTTAGGCTTCGTGTTGACATTCAGTTGTATGAGTGCTGGTAG